The Oryza glaberrima chromosome 5, OglaRS2, whole genome shotgun sequence DNA segment ACGACATCCTTCACATGACGCACCAGATGCGAAAATGTCCAAACATATCTTGCCACTGAGATAGGATCGACCCATCACCTACCATTATGTCTACAAAATTATGCtgaactaatcaatttcatGGCTAACACAGTAAGCAATAACctagttgtaacttgtaagatGGCAATTTTACTGACAAAAAACGGTTTCTGAAAACTGTGTGAGCAACTGAACAAGAACATGGTCAAGACAAGCTTACCTCGAGGTTAGAACAATGTATCTGCTTTTCTGTGCTATGCAACCAACCACAAATCGAACTATATCGGTCAAAAAACAATCCCAAATCATTCGTGCAATATACTTGTGGAGAAAATTGTCAGAGGAGGAATGCGGCGAGTAGGACAACCACCCCCATCAGAAATGTACTCTGCAGAACGAACATAAGCAAAATAATTTGCAATCAGAAACTTACCATTATATTAAGGTCCGGCGAAAAAAAGAATGTACGTTTTCTAATAAgacaatatataaaaattgaagatgtttttgttggTATTTTGATATGTCATtcatgtatgagtcggtttttaagttcgttcgcttttggaaatacataaggagttgtataagaaaaCTTGCATGATAACTTTAGACGAACAGACTcctaattacagctcatgattttctaaaaatatatatatccaagcgaaatCCCACAataaatttcatcttaactataataaaattaaaataattttcacccgttgcaacacacggacattttttttggtaagACAAAAAGAGAAGACATGGCCAATAGAAGTTCTCTTTGTTCTATGAAACTCAAATTTGCATATTCAAAATTTCGAAGTagaataaaattcaaattcttttTTGTTACCGTTGGCCTGGAAGAGGAGGAAAACGTGGATGTCGTCGGCGACGGGCTGAAGGACGCGGCGTCGAAGCCGATGTTGTACACCGGCGTGCCGTTGGGGTAGAACAGGCCGTAGTTCCTCTCCGACGAGGGGCCGGGCTTCATGTCCTCGTTGAAGAGCGCGAACACGAACACGTCGACGGGGACGGCCGGCTTGAGCGGCGTCCCTTCCCCGGCGGCGATCCGCTTCATGAGGTTGCCGTTGTACGCGGCGGCGTTCTGCGGGGTGGcgcccacctcgtcgtcgtccccctTGGACGGCCACCCGGTCTCGGAGATCCTCACGGTGATGTCGGCGTGGCCCATGGCCTTCATGGCGGCGTACACGGCGTCGATCTGGGCGTACAGCATGTTGTCGTAGGTGAGGTTGGTGGCCGGGTCGCGTACGCCCGGGTTGGGCTCGAACAGCACGTACGGCAGCGACACGCTCGCCGGGCTCGCCTTGTAGGCGAAGAACGGGTAGGCGTTGACGAGGAACGGCGAGCCGACCTCGGCGTGGAAGTTGAGCAGCGGCTGGATGTACTGCGCGAGGTCCTCCCGGAACGCGCCGGCGGACGGCGGGTAGCTGGTGGCGAGGATGTTGACGGAGTGCGCCGTCGAGACGTTCACCCTGCCGGCGAGGCCGAGGTCGAGCAGCGCCTGGTGGACGGACTGCATGGCCGGGAGGAGGCTCTgcatcgccgccgtgtccttgccggAGAGCACCTCGTTGCCGACGGTGACGCAGGTGATGCGGGTGGCCGGGAGGAACGGCTG contains these protein-coding regions:
- the LOC127773494 gene encoding glucan endo-1,3-beta-glucosidase 14-like isoform X2, with protein sequence MRNCSPVSTSRELSLRRAAAKPEAGMELCAVFFSSAFSLLLLLLLLSAANDVVVSAATSPPLKFGINYGQIANNLPHPTQVSGLLQSLSVNRVKLYDADPAVLAAFAGTGVEFIVGNEDLHNLTDARKARAWVAQHVQPFLPATRITCVTVGNEVLSGKDTAAMQSLLPAMQSVHQALLDLGLAGRVNVSTAHSVNILATSYPPSAGAFREDLAQYIQPLLNFHAEVGSPFLVNAYPFFAYKASPASVSLPYVLFEPNPGVRDPATNLTYDNMLYAQIDAVYAAMKAMGHADITVRISETGWPSKGDDDEVGATPQNAAAYNGNLMKRIAAGEGTPLKPAVPVDVFVFALFNEDMKPGPSSERNYGLFYPNGTPVYNIGFDAASFSPSPTTSTFSSSSRPTSTFLMGVVVLLAAFLL
- the LOC127773494 gene encoding glucan endo-1,3-beta-glucosidase 14-like isoform X1, whose amino-acid sequence is MRNCSPVSTSRELSLRRAAAKPEAGMELCAVFFSSAFSLLLLLLLLSAANDVVVSAATSPPLKFGINYGQIANNLPHPTQVSGLLQSLSVNRVKLYDADPAVLAAFAGTGVEFIVGNEDLHNLTDARKARAWVAQHVQPFLPATRITCVTVGNEVLSGKDTAAMQSLLPAMQSVHQALLDLGLAGRVNVSTAHSVNILATSYPPSAGAFREDLAQYIQPLLNFHAEVGSPFLVNAYPFFAYKASPASVSLPYVLFEPNPGVRDPATNLTYDNMLYAQIDAVYAAMKAMGHADITVRISETGWPSKGDDDEVGATPQNAAAYNGNLMKRIAAGEGTPLKPAVPVDVFVFALFNEDMKPGPSSERNYGLFYPNGTPVYNIGFDAASFSPSPTTSTFSSSSRPTVTKKNLNFILLRNFEYANLSFIEQRELLLAMSSLFVLPKKMSVCCNG